The proteins below are encoded in one region of Pangasianodon hypophthalmus isolate fPanHyp1 chromosome 6, fPanHyp1.pri, whole genome shotgun sequence:
- the si:ch1073-459b3.2 gene encoding growth arrest-specific protein 1 has protein sequence MGTWRGPAVFLLCFAVALSAEPACWQAVLRCHEERECELAYTQYLAACDGNIRGALRRCPSHCVGALVRLNQTARGPDLETCDCGVDPECQRAKRAIEPCLPRTHAREAGGIGCTEARQRCEEDAVCRAALSAYLAHCGQLFNGRKCSARCRGTIEQLRLLPDGALLERCVCDGVERPFCEVVKDNMSRLCALSDRGLAPDQDVLDDVYEDEDYELKVEREMDTGAVVSPSRAWRSSGHLALFLGSLALTFLGV, from the coding sequence ATGGGGACCTGGCGTGGCCCCGCGGTCTTCCTCTTGTGTTTCGCGGTGGCGCTGAGCGCTGAGCCCGCGTGCTGGCAGGCCGTGCTGCGGTGCCACGAGGAGCGCGAGTGCGAGCTCGCCTACACCCAGTACCTGGCCGCGTGCGACGGGAACATCCGGGGCGCGCTGCGCCGCTGCCCGAGTCACTGCGTCGGCGCGCTCGTGAGGTTAAACCAGACGGCGCGCGGTCCGGACCTGGAGACGTGCGACTGCGGAGTCGACCCGGAGTGCCAGCGCGCCAAGCGAGCCATCGAACCGTGCCTgccgcgcacgcacgcacgcgaaGCCGGCGGTATCGGGTGCACGGAGGCGCGGCAGCGGTGCGAGGAGGACGCCGTCTGCCGCGCCGCTCTGTCCGCGTACCTGGCGCACTGCGGGCAGCTGTTCAACGGGAGGAAGTGCTCGGCGCGATGCAGAGGCACCATCGAGCAGCTGCGCCTGCTGCCGGACGGCGCCCTGCTCGAGCGCTGCGTGTGCGACGGCGTGGAGCGGCCCTTCTGCGAGGTGGTCAAGGACAACATGAGCCGCCTGTGCGCGCTCTCGGACCGCGGGCTCGCGCCCGACCAGGATGTCCTGGATGACGTCTACGAGGACGAGGATTACGAGCTAAAAGTGGAGCGCGAGATGGACACGGGTGCTGTGGTTTCGCCTTCACGTGCCTGGCGTTCCTCGGGCCATCTGGCCCTGTTCCTGGGGTCACTCGCGCTGACCTTTCTCGGGGTTTGA
- the cplx3b gene encoding complexin-3b, translating to MAFMVKHMIGGQLKDLTGGLTEEKSEGEKGEAAAKGMTEEEYEQYQQQLEEEKRERDASFAQKKAERATVRTHFREKYKLPKNEVDETQIQAATQDVELPTELAKMIAEDNQEEENKLSVLGQLSNIQNVDIDHLKDKAQATLEELKNSAEKCSLM from the exons ATGGCTTTCATGGTGAAGCACATGATCGGCGGCCAGCTGAAGGACCTGACCGGCGGATTAACGGAGGAGAAGTCGGAGGGAGAAAAAGGCGAAGCGGCGGCTAAAGGCATGACAGAAGAGGAGTATGAGCAGTACCAACAGcagctggaggaggagaa GCGAGAACGAGATGCCAGTTTTGCCCAAAAGAAGGCAGAGAGAGCCACAGTGAGAACTCACTTCAGGGAAAAGTACAAACTCCCAAAG aacgAGGTGGATGAGACGCAGATCCAGGCTGCGACGCAGGACGTGGAGCTGCCGACAGAGCTAGCGAAGATGATCGCGGAGGACAACCAGGAGGAAGAGAACAAGCTCTCCGTGCTCGGGCAGCTGTCCAACATCCAGAACGTGGACATCGACCACCTGAAGGACAAAGCACAGGCCACGCTGGAGGAGCTGAAAAACTCCGCAGAGAAGTGCTCGCTCATGTga
- the ulk3 gene encoding serine/threonine-protein kinase ULK3, translating to MASSFAPPRLADFLLTEKLGSGTYATVYKAYRKTDNREAVAVKVVSKKSLNKASMENLLTEIEILKTVRHPHIVQLKDFQWDSENIYLILEWCSGGDLSRFIRSRRILPERVARLFLQQIACALKFLHEKNISHLDLKPQNILLSGNVLKLADFGFAQYMSPWDEQSSLRGSPLYMAPEIVCRRQYDARVDLWSVGVILYEALFGRAPFASRSYAELEEKIRSDKPIELPAGARVSRDCRDLLLRLLERDPDSRISFDEFFLHPFVDLEHMASAESLDKAKELVLQAVQKDQQGEKTAALSLYCSALEHFVPAIHYETDRQRKEALRQKVNQYVSRAEELKALVASDNKISFEKSQSARDILREMSRDQPRLLAALDLAATAVAKEACGIEDYETLDMYQQSLGELLLALAAEPQGRRRELLHNEIKSLMSRAEYLKKQIKIRETQTDVSLDKDPVAESVRTSCCLQ from the exons ATGGCCTCGAGCTTTGCCCCGCCGAGGCTCGCGGACTTTCTGCTCACAGAGAAGCTGGGCAGTGGCACCTACGCCACGGTTTACAAAGCCTACAGGAAG actGATAACAGGGAAGCCGTGGCCGTGAAGGTGGTCAGCAAGAAGAGCCTGAACAAGGCGTCGATGGAGAACCTGCTGACGGAGATCGAGATCCTGAAAACCGTGCGCCATCCTCATATCGTACAGCTTAAAGACTTCCAG tgGGACAGTGAGAATATCTACCTCATTCTGGAGTGGTGCTCCGGTGGAGATCTGTCACGCTTCATCCGGAGCCGGCGGATTCTCCCCGAGCGAGTGGCACGTCTCTTCCTGCAGCAGATAG CCTGTGCGCTAAAGTTCCTCCATGAAAAGAACATCTCTCATCTGGACCTGAAGCCCCAGAACATCCTGCTGAGTGGCAACGTGCTGAAACTCGCAG attTCGGCTTCGCTCAGTACATGTCTCCGTGGGATGAGCAGAGCTCTCTGAGAGGTTCTCCTCTCTACATGGCTCCGGAGATCGTGTGCCGGCGGCAGTACGACGCCAGAGTCGACCTCTGGTCCGTAGGGGTCATCCTTTATG AGGCGTTATTTGGCCGTGCACCGTTTGCTTCTCGCTCTTATGCTGAACTGGAGGAGAAAATCCGCAGTGATAAACCCATCGAG CTGCCAGCCGGTGCCAGAGTATCCCGAGACTGTCGGGATTTGTTACTCAGGCTGCTGGAGAGAGATCCAGACTCGCGCATCTCATTCGACGAGTTCTTTCTGCACCCATTTGTGGACCTGGAACACATGGCCAGTGCTGAGAGTCTAGATAAGGcg AAAGAGCTGGTTCTGCAGGCGGTGCAGAAGGATCAGCAGGGGGAGAAGACTgctgctctgtctctctactGCAGCGCACTGGAGCACTTTGTGCCTGCTATTCact ATGAAACAGACAGGCAGAGGAAAGAGGCTCTGAGACAAAAG GTCAACCAGTATGTTTCTCGAGCTGAAGAACTCAAAGCTCTGGTGGCTTCAGACAACAAAATCAGCTTTGAGAAATCCCAGTCAGCCCGGGATATATTAAGGG AAATGTCCCGGGATCAGCCACGCTTACTCGCTGCACTGGATTTAGCTGCCACTGCTGTAGCGAAG GAGGCGTGTGGAATAGAGGACTATGAAACGCTGGATATGTATCAGCAGAGTTTGGGAGAGCTGCTGCTGGCTCTGGCTG CCGAGCCTCAAGGCCGCAGGAGGGAGCTGCTCCATAACGAG ATTAAGAGTTTGATGAGTAGAGCTGAGTACCTTAAAAAACAGATCAAG atccgAGAAACCCAGACAGATGTCTCACTGGATAAAGATCCGGTTGCTGAATCTGTGCGAACGT CCTGTTGCCTGCAGTAG